The following proteins are encoded in a genomic region of Pyxicephalus adspersus chromosome 9, UCB_Pads_2.0, whole genome shotgun sequence:
- the SLC7A6OS gene encoding probable RNA polymerase II nuclear localization protein SLC7A6OS has translation MEAAVLRVKRKRGADPADALVISCKRLRAEEEEENREPGQVDNQLFKLAGTVTSQNEPIQKYVHEAMSRDRAARAINPSDSSLQRIQNDLRSLKWTQRQESRYRLISNLRPQCDGQDSGEGKGQPASPVTDGKPAPGTVEASESEIPDSPINASGGFQVFDIVQEEAEQEKAEEEGASSKESPETITCNSVKMIREQLTVSDEGCDHVENPDEFVYDIYYAESSPHTWIQDILSVRPYLYDHDLVLEEEEMEEEFYEDEDDENEENNWRNDYPDEEDEEEEGEDRREGEARYGGYYEDCDEEDGRKGYFWQSYRKTGHLTLCQHSARLGGARRNLEERR, from the exons ATGGAAGCGGCTGTGCTGCGTGTGAAGCGGAAGAGGGGAGCAGACCCGGCCGATGCGCTGGTTATCAGCTGCAAGAGACTACGGGccgaggaggaggaggagaaccGGGAGCCTGGACAGGTTGACAACCAGCTCTTCAAACTAGCCGGTACCGTCACCTCTCAG AATGAACCTATTCAGAAGTATGTACACGAGGCTATGTCTCGGGATCGCGCTGCTCGGGCAATTAATCCCTCCGATAGTAGCTTACAGCGGATCCAGAATGACCTACGAAGCCTGAAATGGACCCAACGCCAAGAAAGCAGGTACCGCTTAATATCTAATCTCCGGCCACAATGTGATGGACAGGACAGTGGTGAAGGAAAAGGTCAACCTGCTAGCCCTGTGACAGATGGGAAGCCTGCACCAGGGACGGTGGAGGCTTCTGAAAGTGAAATTCCAGACTCACCTATCAATGCCAGTGGTGGCTTTCAAGTCTTTGACATTGTGCAAGAGGAAGCCGAACAGGAGAAAGCAGAAGAAGAAGGTGCAAGTTCCAAG GAGAGCCCTGAAACTATTACATGCAACTCTGTGAAGATGATTCGGGAGCAACTGACAGTGTCTGATGAAGGATGTGACCATGTAGAGAACCCAGATGAATTTGTGTATGATATATACTATGCAGAATCCTCTCCGCACACTTGGATCCAGGACATCTTGTCTGTTCGGCCATACTTGTATGATCATGACCTG gtgcttgaagaggaggagatggaagaGGAATTCTatgaggatgaggatgatgagaATGAGGAAAATAACTGGAGAAATGATTATCCTGATGAagaagatgaggaggaagaaGGGGAGGATCGTCGTGAAGGGGAGGCAAGATATGGAG GTTATTATGAAGACTGTGATGAGGAAGATGGACGTAAAGGATACTTCTGGCAATCATACAG gAAGACAGGTCACCTGACCTTGTGCcagcacagtgcaagattgggtggtgCGAGGaggaacctggaagaaagaagatag